AGGCCTGCAGCAGCGCGGCCGGGCCGAGATAACGATCGCCGTTCCACCAATAGCTCGGGCACGAGGTCGAGCAGCAGGCGCACAGGATGCACTCATAGAGCCCGTCGAGCTTCTCGCGGTCGTCCTTGGCCTGCTTCCATTCCTTTTCGGGCGCCGGCGTCGTCGTCTTGAGCCAGGGCTCGATCGAGGCGTGCTGGGCATAGAAGCGGGTCAGGTCCGGAACCAGATCCTTGACCACCGGCATATGCGGTAGCGGGTAGATCGCGATCTTGCCCTTGGCCCCGCACTCGTCGATGCCGGTGGTGCAGGCGAGCCCGTTCTTGCCGTCCATGTTCATGGCGCAGGAACCGCAGATGCCCTCGCGGCAGGAACGCCGGAAGGTCAGCGTCGGGTCGACCTTGTTCTTGATCCAGATCAGAGCGTCGAGAACCATCGGCCCGCAATCCTCGCGATCGACATAATAGGTGTCGGTGCGCGGGTTGGCGGTATCGTCGGGATTCCAGCGATAGATCTTGAACTCGGTGACCTTCTTGGCGGCAGCCGGCTTCGGCCAGGCCTTGCCTTCGGTCAGGCGGGAGTTCTGCGGGAGAGTGAATTCGGCCATCTGTCAGATCGTCCTCAGTACACCCGCGCCTTCGGCTTGATGTATTCGATATCGTTCGAGAGCGTGTAGGTGTGCACCGGACGGTCATCGAGCGCGATGGTCCGCTTCTCGTCGTCGATCCAGGCGAGCGTGTGCTTCATCCAGTCCTTGTCGTCGCGGTCCGGATAGTCCTCGCGCGCATGGGCGCCGCGGCTTTCGGGACGTTGCAGCGCCGAGTCCATGGTGACGACCGCTTGGGTGATCAGGTTGTCGAACTCCAGCGTCTCGATCAGGTCGGAATTCCAGATCAGCGAGCGATCCGTCGTGCCGATGTCGGTGATGCCGCCCCAGACCTCGTGGATCAGCTTGTGGCCTTCTTCCAGCGTCTCGCCGGTGCGGTAGACCGCGCAGTTGTCCTGCATGATCCGCTGCATCTTGTCGCGCAGCACCGCCGTCGGCGTGCCGCCCTTGGCGTTGCGGTACTTG
This sequence is a window from Bosea vestrisii. Protein-coding genes within it:
- a CDS encoding succinate dehydrogenase iron-sulfur subunit; this translates as MAEFTLPQNSRLTEGKAWPKPAAAKKVTEFKIYRWNPDDTANPRTDTYYVDREDCGPMVLDALIWIKNKVDPTLTFRRSCREGICGSCAMNMDGKNGLACTTGIDECGAKGKIAIYPLPHMPVVKDLVPDLTRFYAQHASIEPWLKTTTPAPEKEWKQAKDDREKLDGLYECILCACCSTSCPSYWWNGDRYLGPAALLQAYRWLIDSRDEATGERLDDLEDPFRLYRCHTIMNCANACPKGLNPAKAIAEVKMMMVTRQV